A DNA window from Streptomyces canus contains the following coding sequences:
- a CDS encoding TlpA family protein disulfide reductase, giving the protein MSAASRSRSRVRTTLLTAGAAAAALTLSACSSGGTSGGGGDTNFIMGADGISTAEQGDRGTAPDLSGKTVDGGQLDVADYKGKVVVLNMWGSWCAPCRAEAPNLEAVYKDLKSQDVQFVGVNTRDTSVQNARAFEKDMGITFPSLYDPTGKLMLRFSKGTLNPQAVPSTLVIDRDGKIAARSLAALSESKLRKMINPVLAEK; this is encoded by the coding sequence ATGAGTGCCGCCAGTCGTAGCCGCTCCCGAGTCCGTACCACCCTGCTCACCGCGGGTGCCGCAGCCGCAGCGCTGACCCTGTCCGCCTGCAGCTCGGGCGGCACCTCGGGTGGAGGCGGCGACACCAACTTCATCATGGGCGCGGACGGCATCTCCACCGCCGAGCAGGGGGACCGGGGCACCGCCCCCGACCTGTCCGGCAAGACCGTCGACGGGGGACAGCTCGACGTCGCCGACTACAAGGGCAAGGTCGTCGTCCTCAACATGTGGGGCTCCTGGTGCGCCCCCTGCCGGGCCGAGGCACCCAACCTGGAAGCGGTCTACAAGGACCTCAAGAGCCAGGACGTTCAGTTCGTCGGCGTCAACACCCGCGACACCAGCGTCCAGAACGCCCGCGCCTTCGAGAAGGACATGGGCATCACCTTCCCCAGCCTGTACGACCCGACGGGCAAGCTGATGCTCCGCTTCTCCAAGGGCACCCTCAACCCGCAGGCCGTGCCCTCCACGCTCGTCATCGACCGGGACGGGAAGATCGCCGCCCGCTCGCTGGCCGCGCTCAGCGAGAGCAAGCTGCGCAAGATGATCAACCCGGTCCTCGCGGAGAAGTGA
- a CDS encoding cytochrome c biogenesis CcdA family protein codes for MSAVVTLAAETGYNGTVLNGALLLALPIAVLGGLVSFFSPCVLPLVPGYLSYVTGVTGTDLAEARRGRMVAGASLFVLGFTAVFVSSGALFGYFGQTLQENQSVLSKVLGVLMILMGVFFMGLMPWMTQREFRFHNKPTMGLVGAPLLGALFGIGWTPCIGPTLASVIALSSQQGSAGRGAILTVAYCLGLGVPFVLAAVAFRKALGAFGWVKRHYVWVMRIGGTMMIVTGLLLLTGAWDRLVQDVQSWSAGFTVGI; via the coding sequence GTGAGCGCAGTCGTCACGCTCGCCGCCGAAACGGGTTACAACGGCACCGTCCTGAACGGCGCGTTGCTCCTCGCCCTGCCCATCGCGGTCCTCGGCGGCCTGGTCTCCTTCTTCTCGCCCTGCGTCCTGCCGCTGGTCCCCGGCTATCTGTCCTACGTCACCGGCGTCACCGGCACCGATCTGGCCGAGGCCCGGCGCGGCCGGATGGTCGCGGGCGCCTCCCTGTTCGTGCTCGGCTTCACCGCGGTGTTCGTCTCCAGCGGGGCGCTGTTCGGCTACTTCGGCCAGACGCTCCAGGAGAACCAGAGCGTGCTGTCCAAGGTGCTGGGCGTGCTCATGATCCTCATGGGTGTCTTCTTCATGGGCCTGATGCCCTGGATGACCCAGCGGGAGTTCCGCTTCCACAACAAGCCCACCATGGGCCTGGTCGGTGCCCCGCTGCTCGGCGCGCTGTTCGGCATCGGCTGGACCCCCTGCATCGGCCCCACCCTCGCCTCGGTGATCGCCCTGTCCTCCCAGCAGGGCAGCGCGGGCCGCGGTGCCATACTGACCGTCGCCTACTGCCTCGGCCTCGGGGTGCCCTTCGTGCTCGCCGCGGTCGCCTTCCGCAAGGCGCTCGGCGCCTTCGGCTGGGTCAAGCGCCACTACGTCTGGGTCATGCGCATCGGCGGCACCATGATGATCGTGACCGGACTGCTGCTGCTGACCGGCGCGTGGGACCGCCTCGTGCAGGACGTCCAGTCCTGGTCCGCCGGCTTCACTGTGGGGATCTGA
- the resB gene encoding cytochrome c biogenesis protein ResB has protein sequence MSKTTPATPDAPVGDQDLGAAGSQLSTAPAESLSMPALGVVGWARWFWRQLTSMRVALLLLLLVALGAIPGSLIPQSGTDATKVADFVKNNPTLGDVYDKLGLFHVYSSVWFSAIYILLFVSLIGCIVPRTWQFVGQLRSRPPGAPKRLTRLPAYTTWRTGAEPEQVREAALALLKKKRFRAHLAGDNVAGEKGYLREVGNLAFHIALIVMLTAFAWGQLFKSEGNKLVVEGDGFSNTLTQYDDFKSGNLFDTGDLVPLSFTLNKFTGTYETSGPNKGTPRLYQAAITYSEGAYGKDHKTLVKVNEPLEIGDAKVYLTAHGYAPLITVRDGKGNVVFHDAVAMLPLDSNVTSTGVVKVLDGYKNPKGVSEQLGISAFFLPTYTTGSETASTFPALNNPVLNLTPYHGDLGVDSGIPQSVYQLDKSHVKGFKDSKGAQLRENLKPGQTMQLPGGAGSVTYEGTKQWANFQVVQQPASGWALAGALTAIFGLAASLFLQRRRVWVRAVRGADGVTVVEMAGLGRSESAKVPEELGELAGILYDQTPGAPDSPGARGDDESAATAARSRQAPTDPQPKAEQTTPEPQVAPSEGAEK, from the coding sequence ATGAGCAAGACCACACCCGCCACCCCCGACGCTCCCGTCGGCGACCAGGACCTCGGCGCCGCGGGCTCCCAGCTGTCCACCGCGCCCGCGGAGAGCCTGAGCATGCCCGCCCTGGGGGTCGTCGGCTGGGCCCGCTGGTTCTGGCGCCAGCTGACCTCCATGCGGGTCGCGCTGCTGCTGCTCCTGCTGGTGGCGCTCGGTGCCATCCCCGGCTCGCTGATCCCGCAGAGCGGGACCGACGCCACGAAGGTCGCCGACTTCGTCAAGAACAACCCCACCCTCGGGGACGTCTACGACAAGCTCGGCCTCTTCCACGTCTACAGCTCGGTGTGGTTCTCCGCGATCTACATCCTGCTGTTCGTCTCCCTCATCGGCTGCATCGTGCCCCGGACCTGGCAGTTCGTCGGGCAGCTGCGCAGTCGTCCGCCGGGCGCCCCGAAGCGGCTGACCCGGCTGCCCGCCTACACCACCTGGCGCACCGGGGCCGAGCCCGAGCAGGTCCGCGAGGCAGCGCTCGCCCTGCTGAAGAAGAAGCGCTTCCGTGCCCACCTCGCCGGTGACAACGTCGCCGGTGAGAAGGGCTATCTGCGCGAGGTCGGCAACCTCGCCTTCCACATCGCGCTCATCGTGATGCTGACCGCCTTCGCCTGGGGCCAGCTCTTCAAGTCCGAGGGCAACAAACTGGTCGTCGAGGGCGACGGCTTCTCCAACACCCTCACCCAGTACGACGACTTCAAGTCCGGGAATCTCTTCGACACCGGCGATCTGGTGCCGCTCAGCTTCACTCTGAACAAGTTCACCGGCACCTACGAGACCTCCGGCCCCAACAAGGGCACCCCGCGCCTCTACCAGGCCGCCATCACCTACAGCGAGGGCGCCTACGGCAAGGACCACAAGACCCTCGTCAAGGTCAACGAGCCGCTGGAGATCGGCGACGCGAAGGTCTACCTCACCGCCCACGGCTACGCGCCCCTCATCACCGTGCGGGACGGCAAGGGCAACGTCGTCTTCCACGACGCGGTCGCGATGCTGCCGCTCGACTCCAACGTCACCTCCACCGGCGTGGTCAAGGTCCTCGACGGCTACAAGAACCCCAAGGGCGTCAGCGAGCAGCTGGGCATCTCGGCCTTCTTCCTGCCGACCTACACCACGGGCAGCGAGACGGCCTCCACCTTCCCCGCGCTGAACAACCCGGTGCTCAACCTCACGCCGTACCACGGTGACCTCGGCGTGGACTCGGGCATCCCGCAGAGCGTGTACCAGCTCGACAAGTCGCATGTGAAGGGGTTCAAGGACTCCAAGGGCGCGCAGCTCAGGGAGAACCTGAAGCCCGGCCAGACCATGCAGCTCCCGGGCGGCGCCGGTTCGGTCACCTACGAGGGCACCAAGCAGTGGGCGAACTTCCAGGTCGTCCAGCAGCCCGCCAGCGGCTGGGCCCTCGCCGGCGCCCTCACCGCGATCTTCGGCCTCGCCGCGTCCCTGTTCCTCCAGCGCCGCCGGGTGTGGGTACGGGCGGTGCGCGGCGCCGACGGGGTGACGGTCGTGGAGATGGCCGGCCTGGGCCGCAGCGAGTCGGCGAAGGTCCCGGAGGAACTGGGCGAGCTGGCCGGAATCCTGTACGACCAGACGCCGGGTGCGCCGGACTCCCCAGGGGCGCGGGGCGATGACGAATCTGCGGCTACCGCCGCGCGGTCGCGACAAGCCCCCACGGACCCGCAGCCAAAAGCCGAGCAAACCACCCCCGAACCCCAAGTAGCACCCTCCGAAGGGGCTGAGAAATGA